A part of Sus scrofa isolate TJ Tabasco breed Duroc chromosome 15, Sscrofa11.1, whole genome shotgun sequence genomic DNA contains:
- the DDX18 gene encoding ATP-dependent RNA helicase DDX18: MSHLPMKLLRKKIEKRNLKLRQRNLKLQGTLGVGLSETQNGDVSEETMGDGKVKKSLKQSVNADLSETPNGDISKETVGSGKVKKSLKQSMNVDLSETQSGDISKTVGGGKVKKSLKHSVNVDLSETQNGDVSKETVVSGKVKKSLKQSVNAGLSEAQNGDISKETVGSGKVKKSRKESVNAGLSEAQNGDVSKETGENVKKPSKKSSILTSDEAATQSLNSESKKKKKKKKRKIVDDAGPDSKKAKTEDKGEPGDSAQAPEETENSMEKPDKDDDTEVPSLPLGLTGAFEDTSFASLTDLVNENTLRAIKEMGFTNMTEIQHKSIRPLLEGRDLLAAAKTGSGKTLAFLIPAVELIVKLRFMPRNGTGVLILSPTRELAMQTFGVLKELMTYHVHTYGLIMGGSNRSAEAQKLANGINIVVATPGRLLDHMQNTPGFMYKNLQCLVIDEADRILDVGFEEELKQIIKLLPTRRQTMLFSATQTRKVEDLARISLKKEPLYVGVDDDKANATVDGLEQGYVVCPSEKRFLLLFTFLKKNRKKKLMVFFSSCKSVKYHYELLNYIDLPVLAIHGRQKQNKRTTTFFQFCNADSGILLCTDVAARGLDIPEVDWIVQYDPPDDPKEYIHRVGRTARGLNGRGHALLILRPEELGFLRYLKQSKVPLSEFEFSWSKISDIQSQLEKLIEKNYFLHKSAQEAYKSYIRAYDSHSLKQIFNVNNLNLPQVALSFGFKVPPFVDLNVNSNDGKVKKRGGGGGFGYQKAKKVEKSRIFKHISKKPSDGRQFSH, from the exons GGACCTTGGGTGTGGGCCTGtcagaaactcaaaatggagatGTGTCTGAAGAAACAATGGGAGATGGAAAAGTTAAAAAGTCCCTAAAACAGTCGGTGAATGCAGACCTGTCAGAAACCCCAAATGGAGACATATCTAAAGAAACAGTAGGAAGTGGGAAAGTTAAAAAATCTCTAAAACAGTCTATGAATGTGGACCTATCAGAAACCCAAAGTGGAGACATATCTAAAACAGTGGGAGgtggaaaagttaaaaaatccCTAAAACACTCTGTGAATGTGGACCTGTCAGAAACCCAAAATGGAGACGTATCTAAAGAAACAGTGGTAagtggaaaagttaaaaaatccCTAAAACAGTCTGTGAATGCAGGCTTGTCAGAAGCCCAAAATGGAGATATATCTAAAGAAACAGTGGGAAGTGGAAAAGTTAAAAAGTCCAGGAAAGAGTCGGTGAATGCAGGCTTGTCAGAAGCCCAAAATGGAGATGTATCTAAAGAAACaggggaaaatgttaaaaaaccCTCCAAGAAATCTAGCATATTGACCAGTGATGAAGCAGCAACACAGTCTCTCAATTCagaatcaaaaaagaagaagaaaaagaagaagagaaaaatagtggATGATGCTGGTCCTG attcaaaaaaagcaaaaactgaagaTAAAGGAGAACCTGGAGACAGTGCCCAGGCtcctgaagaaacagaaaacagtatggaaaagcCAGACAAGGATGATGACACTGAGGTTCCCAGCCTGCCCCTGGGACTAACAG GAGCTTTTGAGGATACTTCATTTGCTTCGCTGACTGATCTTGTCAATGAGAACACTCTGAGGGCAATCAAAGAAATGGGTTTTACGAACATGACTGAAATTCAACATAAGAGTATCAGACCACTTCTGGAAGGCAG ggatcTTCTGGCAGCtgcaaaaacaggcagtggcAAAACCCTGGCATTTCTCATCCCTGCAGTTGAGCTCATTGTTAAGTTAAGATTCATGCCCAGGAATG gaacAGGAGTCCTTATTCTCTCCCCCACTCGGGAACTGGCCATGCAGACTTTTGGTGTTCTAAAGGAGCTGATGACGTACCATGTGCACACATACGGGTTAATAATGGGTGGCAGCAACAGATCTGCTGAAGCACAGAAGCTTGCCAATGGGATCAACATCGTTGTGGCCACCCCAGGCCGTCTCCTGGACCACATGCAG AATACCCCGGGGTTTATGTATAAAAACCTACAGTGTCTGGTTATTGATGAGGCTGATCGTATCTTGGATGTTGGGTTTGAAGAAGAATTAAAGCAAATTATTAAACTTCTGCCAA CACGCAGACAGACCATGCTCTTTTCTGCCACACAAACTCGTAAAGTTGAAGACCTGGCGAGgatttctttgaaaaaggagCCCTTGTATGTTGGTGTTGATGATGATAAAGCCAATGCGACAGTGGATGGTCTTGAGCAG GGGTATGTTGTCTGTCCTTCTGAAAAGAGATTCCTCCTGCTCTTTACATTCCTTAAGAAGAACCGAAAGAAGAAACTAATGGTCTTCTTTTCATCCTGTAAGTCCGTGAAATACCACTACGAGTTGCTGAACTACATTGATTTGCCTGTCTTGGCCATTCAT GGAAGGCAGAAACAAAATAAGCGGACAACCACATTCTTCCAGTTCTGCAATGCAGACTCCGGGATTTTGTTGTGTACAGACGTGGCAGCTAGAGGGCTGGATATTCCTGAGGTCGACTGGATTGTTCAGTATGACCCTCCAGATGACCCCAAG GAATATATTCATCGTGTTGGTAGAACAGCCAGAGGCCTAAATGGAAGAGGGCATGCCTTGCTCATTTTGCGCCCTGAAGAACTGGGTTTCCTTCGCTATTTGAAGCAATCCAAG GTTCCATTAAGTGAATTTGAGTTTTCCTGGTCCAAGATCTCTGACATTCAGTCTCAG cTTGAAAAACTGATTGAAAAGAACTACTTCCTTCATAAGTCAGCCCAGGAAGCATATAAGTCATACATCCGAGCATACGATTCCCATTCTCTGAAACAGATCTTTAATGTTAATAACTTAAACTTGCCTCAGGTTGCTCTCTCATTTGGTTTCAAGGTGCCTCCCTTTGTTGATTTGA ACGTGAACAGCAATGACGGCAAAGTTAAAAAGAGAGGAGGTGGCGGGGGATTTGGCTACCAGAAAGCCAAGAAGGTGGAGAAATCCAGGATCTTCAAACACATCAGCAAGAAACCATCTGACGGCAGGCAGTTCTCTCACTGA